One Meles meles chromosome 11, mMelMel3.1 paternal haplotype, whole genome shotgun sequence DNA segment encodes these proteins:
- the LOC123952901 gene encoding transitional endoplasmic reticulum ATPase isoform X1 — MASGADSKGDDLSTAILKQKNRPNRLIVDEAINEDNSVVSLSQPKMDELQLFRGDTVLLKGKKRREAVCIVLSDDTCSDEKIRMNRVVRNNLRVHLGDVISIQPCPDVKYGKRIHVLPIDDTVEGITGNLFEVYLKPYFLEAYRPIRKGDIFLVRGGMRAVEFKVVETDPSPYCIVAPDTVIHCEGEPIKREDEEESLNEVGYDDIGGCRKQLAQIKEMVELPLRHPALFKAIGVKPPRGILLYGPPGTGKTLIARAVANETGAFFFLINGPEIMSKLAGESESNLRKAFEEAEKNAPAIIFIDELDAIAPKREKTHGEVERRIVSQLLTLMDGLKQRAHVIVMAATNRPNSIDPALRRFGRFDREVDIGIPDATGRLEILQIHTKNMKLADDVDLEQVANETHGHVGADLAALCSEAALQAIRKKMDLIDLEDETIDAEVMNSLAVTMDDFRWALSQSNPSALRETVVEVPQVTWEDIGGLEDVKRELQELVQYPVEHPDKFLKFGMTPSKGVLFYGPPGCGKTLLAKAIANECQANFISIKGPELLTMWFGESEANVREIFDKARQAAPCVLFFDELDSIAKARGGNIGDGGGAADRVINQILTEMDGMSTKKNVFIIGATNRPDIIDPAILRPGRLDQLIYIPLPDEKSRVAILKANLRKSPVAKDVDLEFLAKMTNGFSGADLTEICQRACKLAIRESIESEIRRERERQTNPSAMEVEEDDPVPEIRRDHFEEAMRFARRSVSDNDIRKYEMFAQTLQQSRGFGSFRFPSGNQGGAGPSQGSGGGTGGSVYTEDNDDDLYG; from the exons ATGGCCTCTGGAGCTGA ttCAAAAGGTGATGACTTATCAACAGCCATTCTTAAACAGAAGAACCGCCCTAATCGGTTAATTGTTGATGAAGCCATCAATGAGGACAACAGTGTGGTGTCTTTGTCCCAG CCCAAGATGGATGAGCTGCAGTTGTTCCGAGGTGACACAGTGTtgctgaaaggaaagaagaggagggaagctGTGTGCATTGTGCTTTCTGATGACACATGTTCCGATGAGAAGATTCGAATGAATAGAGTTGTTCGGAACAACCTTCGCGTACACCTAGGAGATGTCATCAG CATCCAGCCGTGCCCTGATGTGAAATACGGCAAACGTATCCATGTGCTACCCATCGATGACACGGTGGAAGGCATCACTGGCAATCTCTTCGAGGTATACCTTAAGCCATACTTCCTGGAAGCTTATCGACCCATCCGGAAAG GAGACATTTTTCTTGTCCGGGGTGGAATGCGTGCTGTAGAGTTCAAAGTAGTGGAGACAGATCCCAGCCCTTACTGCATTGTTGCTCCAGACACAGTGATCCACTGTGAAGGGGAGCCTATCAAACGAGAG GATGAGGAAGAATCCTTGAATGAAGTAGGCTATGATGACATTGGTGGCTGCAGAAAACAGCTGGCCCAGATAAAGGAGATGGTAGAGCTACCCCTCAGACATCCTGCCCTCTTTAAGGCAATTGGTGTTAAG CCTCCTCGGGGAATCCTGCTGTATGGACCTCCTGGGACTGGGAAGACCCTAATTGCCCGAGCTGTGGCAAATGAGACTGGAGCCTTCTTCTTCTTGATCAATG gtcctgagatcatgagcaagTTGGCTGGTGAGTCTGAGAGCAACCTTCGTAAAGCCTTTGAGGAGGCTGAGAAGAATGCTCCTGCTATCATTTTCATTGATGAACTAGATGCCATCGCtcccaaaagagagaaa ACCCACGGGGAGGTGGAACGGCGTATTGTATCACAGTTGTTGACGCTCATGGATGGTCTAAAGCAGAGAGCACATGTGATTGTAATGGCAGCAACAAACAGACCCAATAGCATTGACCCAGCCCTTCGGCGATTTG GTCGCTTTGACAGGGAGGTAGATATTGGAATCCCTGACGCTACAGGACGCTTGGAAATTCTTCAGATCCATACCAAGAACATGAAGCTGGCAGACGATGTGGACCTGGAGCAG GTCGCCAATGAGACTCATGGGCATGTGGGCGCTGACTTAGCAGCCCTGTGCTCGGAAGCTGCTCTTCAAGCTATCCGCAAGAAGATGGACCTCATTGACTTAGAGGATGAGACTATTGATGCTGAAGTCATGAACTCTCTGGCAGTTACTATGGATGACTTCCGG tgggcCCTGAGCCAGAGCAATCCATCAGCACTGAGGGAAACTGTGGTGGAGGTACCACAGGTGACCTGGGAGGACATTGGGGGCCTGGAGGATGTCAAACGTGAGCTTCAGGAGCTGGTCCAG tATCCTGTGGAGCATCCAGACAAATTCCTCAAGTTTGGCATGACACCCTCCAAGGGAGTACTCTTCTATGGACCTCCTGGCTGTGGGAAAACCTTGCTGGCCAAAGCCATTGCTAATGAGTGCCAGGCCAACTTCATCTCCATCAAGGGTCCTGAGCTGCTCACCATGTGGTTTGGAGAGTCTGAAGCCAATGTCAGGGAAATCTTTGACAAG GCCCGCCAAGCTGCCCCCTGTGTACTGTTCTTTGATGAGCTGGATTCAATTGCCAAGGCCCGTGGTGGCAACATTGGAGATGGCGGTGGGGCTGCAGACCGAGTCATCAATCAGATCCTGACAGAAATGGATGGCATGTCTAcaaaaaagaatgtgtttattATTGGCGCTACCAATCGGCCTGACATTATTGATCCTGCTATCCTGCGACCTGGCCGTCTCGATCAGCTCATCTATATTCCTCTTCCTGATGAGAAGTCCCGTGTTGCCATCCTCAAGGCCAACCTGCGCAAGTCTCCAGTTGCCAAG GATGTGGATTTGGAGTTCCTGGCTAAGATGACTAATGGCTTCTCTGGAGCTGACCTGACAGAAATTTGCCAGCGTGCTTGCAAGCTGGCCATCCGTGAATCTATCGAGAGTGAAATTAGGCGAGAACGGGAGAGGCAGACCAATCCATCTGCCATG GAGGTAGAAGAAGATGATCCAGTGCCTGAGATCCGCCGAGATCACTTTGAGGAAGCCATGCGCTTTGCCCGCCGTTCTGTCAGTGATAATGACATCCGGAAGTATGAGATGTTTGCTCAGACCCTTCAGCAGAGTCGGGGCTTTGGCAGCTTCAG ATTCCCTTCAGGAAACCAGGGTGGAGCTGGCCCTAGTCAGGGCAGTGGAGGCGGCACAGGTGGCAGTGTGTACACGGAAGACAATGATGATGATCTATATGGCTAA
- the LOC123952901 gene encoding transitional endoplasmic reticulum ATPase isoform X2: MDELQLFRGDTVLLKGKKRREAVCIVLSDDTCSDEKIRMNRVVRNNLRVHLGDVISIQPCPDVKYGKRIHVLPIDDTVEGITGNLFEVYLKPYFLEAYRPIRKGDIFLVRGGMRAVEFKVVETDPSPYCIVAPDTVIHCEGEPIKREDEEESLNEVGYDDIGGCRKQLAQIKEMVELPLRHPALFKAIGVKPPRGILLYGPPGTGKTLIARAVANETGAFFFLINGPEIMSKLAGESESNLRKAFEEAEKNAPAIIFIDELDAIAPKREKTHGEVERRIVSQLLTLMDGLKQRAHVIVMAATNRPNSIDPALRRFGRFDREVDIGIPDATGRLEILQIHTKNMKLADDVDLEQVANETHGHVGADLAALCSEAALQAIRKKMDLIDLEDETIDAEVMNSLAVTMDDFRWALSQSNPSALRETVVEVPQVTWEDIGGLEDVKRELQELVQYPVEHPDKFLKFGMTPSKGVLFYGPPGCGKTLLAKAIANECQANFISIKGPELLTMWFGESEANVREIFDKARQAAPCVLFFDELDSIAKARGGNIGDGGGAADRVINQILTEMDGMSTKKNVFIIGATNRPDIIDPAILRPGRLDQLIYIPLPDEKSRVAILKANLRKSPVAKDVDLEFLAKMTNGFSGADLTEICQRACKLAIRESIESEIRRERERQTNPSAMEVEEDDPVPEIRRDHFEEAMRFARRSVSDNDIRKYEMFAQTLQQSRGFGSFRFPSGNQGGAGPSQGSGGGTGGSVYTEDNDDDLYG, from the exons ATGGATGAGCTGCAGTTGTTCCGAGGTGACACAGTGTtgctgaaaggaaagaagaggagggaagctGTGTGCATTGTGCTTTCTGATGACACATGTTCCGATGAGAAGATTCGAATGAATAGAGTTGTTCGGAACAACCTTCGCGTACACCTAGGAGATGTCATCAG CATCCAGCCGTGCCCTGATGTGAAATACGGCAAACGTATCCATGTGCTACCCATCGATGACACGGTGGAAGGCATCACTGGCAATCTCTTCGAGGTATACCTTAAGCCATACTTCCTGGAAGCTTATCGACCCATCCGGAAAG GAGACATTTTTCTTGTCCGGGGTGGAATGCGTGCTGTAGAGTTCAAAGTAGTGGAGACAGATCCCAGCCCTTACTGCATTGTTGCTCCAGACACAGTGATCCACTGTGAAGGGGAGCCTATCAAACGAGAG GATGAGGAAGAATCCTTGAATGAAGTAGGCTATGATGACATTGGTGGCTGCAGAAAACAGCTGGCCCAGATAAAGGAGATGGTAGAGCTACCCCTCAGACATCCTGCCCTCTTTAAGGCAATTGGTGTTAAG CCTCCTCGGGGAATCCTGCTGTATGGACCTCCTGGGACTGGGAAGACCCTAATTGCCCGAGCTGTGGCAAATGAGACTGGAGCCTTCTTCTTCTTGATCAATG gtcctgagatcatgagcaagTTGGCTGGTGAGTCTGAGAGCAACCTTCGTAAAGCCTTTGAGGAGGCTGAGAAGAATGCTCCTGCTATCATTTTCATTGATGAACTAGATGCCATCGCtcccaaaagagagaaa ACCCACGGGGAGGTGGAACGGCGTATTGTATCACAGTTGTTGACGCTCATGGATGGTCTAAAGCAGAGAGCACATGTGATTGTAATGGCAGCAACAAACAGACCCAATAGCATTGACCCAGCCCTTCGGCGATTTG GTCGCTTTGACAGGGAGGTAGATATTGGAATCCCTGACGCTACAGGACGCTTGGAAATTCTTCAGATCCATACCAAGAACATGAAGCTGGCAGACGATGTGGACCTGGAGCAG GTCGCCAATGAGACTCATGGGCATGTGGGCGCTGACTTAGCAGCCCTGTGCTCGGAAGCTGCTCTTCAAGCTATCCGCAAGAAGATGGACCTCATTGACTTAGAGGATGAGACTATTGATGCTGAAGTCATGAACTCTCTGGCAGTTACTATGGATGACTTCCGG tgggcCCTGAGCCAGAGCAATCCATCAGCACTGAGGGAAACTGTGGTGGAGGTACCACAGGTGACCTGGGAGGACATTGGGGGCCTGGAGGATGTCAAACGTGAGCTTCAGGAGCTGGTCCAG tATCCTGTGGAGCATCCAGACAAATTCCTCAAGTTTGGCATGACACCCTCCAAGGGAGTACTCTTCTATGGACCTCCTGGCTGTGGGAAAACCTTGCTGGCCAAAGCCATTGCTAATGAGTGCCAGGCCAACTTCATCTCCATCAAGGGTCCTGAGCTGCTCACCATGTGGTTTGGAGAGTCTGAAGCCAATGTCAGGGAAATCTTTGACAAG GCCCGCCAAGCTGCCCCCTGTGTACTGTTCTTTGATGAGCTGGATTCAATTGCCAAGGCCCGTGGTGGCAACATTGGAGATGGCGGTGGGGCTGCAGACCGAGTCATCAATCAGATCCTGACAGAAATGGATGGCATGTCTAcaaaaaagaatgtgtttattATTGGCGCTACCAATCGGCCTGACATTATTGATCCTGCTATCCTGCGACCTGGCCGTCTCGATCAGCTCATCTATATTCCTCTTCCTGATGAGAAGTCCCGTGTTGCCATCCTCAAGGCCAACCTGCGCAAGTCTCCAGTTGCCAAG GATGTGGATTTGGAGTTCCTGGCTAAGATGACTAATGGCTTCTCTGGAGCTGACCTGACAGAAATTTGCCAGCGTGCTTGCAAGCTGGCCATCCGTGAATCTATCGAGAGTGAAATTAGGCGAGAACGGGAGAGGCAGACCAATCCATCTGCCATG GAGGTAGAAGAAGATGATCCAGTGCCTGAGATCCGCCGAGATCACTTTGAGGAAGCCATGCGCTTTGCCCGCCGTTCTGTCAGTGATAATGACATCCGGAAGTATGAGATGTTTGCTCAGACCCTTCAGCAGAGTCGGGGCTTTGGCAGCTTCAG ATTCCCTTCAGGAAACCAGGGTGGAGCTGGCCCTAGTCAGGGCAGTGGAGGCGGCACAGGTGGCAGTGTGTACACGGAAGACAATGATGATGATCTATATGGCTAA
- the FANCG gene encoding Fanconi anemia group G protein gives MSHQTPLGISVPHASCLDLWREKNDQLVRQVKVAQDSGLSLRRRQLAQDALEGFKELLHSLRGLPAAIPVLPLELTVTCNFITLRASLAQGFTEDQAQDIQQGLERVLETQKQLGTRLECGLKGLWDSVLHYSTLLLEVLPALHHLAGLQAAVWLSTDCLGDLTFLLQTLNGNQSEASENLLLLLKTWSPPAKESDAPLTLQDAWGLRDILLTASAYRQGLQELITGSLPRALSSLQEAASGLCPRPVLVQVYTALGTCLRKMGNPQRALLYLAAALKGGSTWGLPLLEASRLYRQLGNTAAELESLELLVEALNVTHSSEAPQLLIEVELLLPRPHPASPLHCGTQSQAKYLLASRCLQVGRAEDAAEHYLDLLALVLDGSESKFFPPPSPSGPCMPEVFLEAAAALIQAGRAQDALTVCEELLSRTSSLLPKMPQLRKDARKGTKESPHCPSWVSATYLLQGQAWVQLGAPKEAISEFSRCLELLFQTTPKNEEGQGPASNGEKGCISDVALQQLRAAALISRGLQWVAIGQDTKALQDFLLSVQMCPGNQDGSVHLLQTLRRMDRRDEATALWWRLKAQTELPQESAAWSLPLYLETYLDWIHSPDRETLLEEFQTSLPEPCDL, from the exons ATGTCGCACCAGACCCCTCTGGGCATCTCAGTGCCACACGCCAGCTGCCTAGACCTGTGGAGGGAAAAGAATGACCAACTAGTTCGACAGGTCAAG GTGGCTCAGGACTCGGGTCTGTCTCTGAGGCGACGGCAGTTGGCTCAAGATGCACTGGAAGGGTTCAAGGAACTCCTCCATAGTCTGCGGG GGCTCCCTGCAGCTATTCCTGTTCTCCCCTTGGAATTGACTGTTACCTGCAATTTCATTACCCTGAGGGCCAGCCTGGCCCAGGGTTTCACTGAGGACCAGGCACAGGATATCCAACAGGGCCTGGAGAGAG TGTTGGAGACCCAGAAGCAGTTGGGGACCAGACTGGAATGTGGGCTCAAGGGGCTGTGGGACTCCGTTCTCCATTATTCCACCCTTCTCCTGGAGGTGCTCCCTGCCCTTCACCACCTGGCTGGCCTGCAGGCTGCCGTCTGGCTAAGCACTGACTGTTTGGGGGACTTGACCTTCTTGCTGCAGACCTTGAATGGCAACCAG AGTGAGGCCTCTGAGaatctgctgctgcttctgaaAACTTGGAGCCCTCCAGCTAAGGAGTCAGATGCTCCATTGACCCTGCAAGATGCCTGGGGCTTAAGGGATATCCTTCTTACAGCTTCTGCCTATCGCCAAG GCCTCCAGGAGCTGATCACAGGAAGCCTGCCCAGGGCACTGAGCAGCCTGCAAGAAGCAGCCTCAGGTCTATGCCCACGGCCTGTGTTAGTCCAGGTGTACACGGCTCTGGGGACCTGTCTCCGTAAAATG GGCAATCCACAAAGAGCTCTGCTGTACTTGGCTGCAGCCCTGAAAGGGGGGTCAACATGGGGTCTTCCGCTTCTGGAGGCCTCTAGGCTGTATCGGCAACTGGGGAACACAGCAGCAGAACTGGAGAGTCTGGAGCTGTTGGTTGAG GCCTTGAATGTCACTCACAGTTCTGAAGCCCCTCAGCTTCTTATTGAAGTAGAGTTACTACTCCCCAGACCTCACCCAGCCTCACCCCTTCATTGTGGCACACAGAGCCAGGCCAAGTACTTGCTAGCAAGCCGATGCTTACAGGTGGGAAG GGCAGAGGATGCTGCAGAGCATTACTTGGACCTACTGGCTCTGGTGCTGGATGGATCGGAATCAAAG TTCTTCCCCCCGCCTTCCCCTTCAGGGCCTTGTATGCCTGAGGTGTTCTTAGAGGCAGCTGCAGCACTGATCCAGGCTGGCCGAGCCCAGGATGCCTTGACTGTATGTGAGGAGCTGCTCAGCCGCACGTCATCTCTGCTTCCCAAGATGCCCCAGCTGAGGAAAGATGCCAGAAAAGGAACCAAAGAGTCACCACACTGCCCATCCTGGGTCTCTGCTACCTACCTGCTGCAGGGTCAAGCCTGGGTGCAGCTGGGGGCCCCAAAAGAGGCAATTAGTGAATTTAGCCG GTGCCTTGAGCTGCTTTTCCAGACCACACCTAAGAATGAAGAAGGACAAG GGCCTGCTTCCAATGGTGAGAAGGGGTGTATATCAGATGTGGCACTACAACAGCTCCGGGCAGCTGCCCTGATTAGTCGTGGACTTCAGTGGGTGGCCATTGGCCAAGATACCAAAGCCCTACAGGACTTCCTCCTCAGTGTGCAAATGTGCCCAG GTAATCAAGATGGTTCCGTTCACCTGCTTCAGACTCTGAGGAGGATGGATCGGAGGGATGAGGCCACTGCTCTCTGGTGGAGGCTAAAGGCCCAAACAGAGTTGCCACAGGAGAGTGCTGCATG GTCTCTCCCCTTGTACCTAGAAACCTATCTGGACTGGATTCATTCCCCTGACCGTGAAACCCTTCTTGAGGAGTTTCAGACATCTCTGCCGGAGCCTTGTGATCTGTAG